The genome window CGACCCTGGTCATTGCCGGCACCGAAGACGCCGTCACCCCGCCGGCCGGCAGTCATTTTATCCAGCAGCAGGTCAAGGGCGCCGAGTACGCCGAGTTTTACGCAGCGCACCTGTCCAATGTTCAGGCCGGCGCTGATTTCAGCAACCGTGTGCTGGAATTCCTGCTGGCCCGCTAAGGAGCTTTTTGTGGACGAGAAACAACGTTATGCCGATGGCCTGCAAGTGCGCCGCGAGGTGTTGGGCGATGCCCATGTCGACCGCAGCCTCAATGCCCTGACCGAGTTCAACAGCGAGTTCCAGGAAATGATCACTCGCCATGCCTGGGGTGATATCTGGACCCGTCCGGGACTGCCTCGGCATACCCGCAGCCTGATCACCATCGCCATGCTGATTGGCATGAACCGCAGTGAAGAGCTGAAATTGCATCTACGTGCTGCCGCCAGTAACGGCGTGACCCGCGCCGAGATCAAGGAGGTGCTGATGCAGAGCGCGATCTACTGCGGGATCCCGGCGGCGAACGCGACGTTTCACTTGGCCGAGTCGGTGTGGGATGAGTTGGGCGTCGAGTCGCGCGAGTAAGTGGAGCGAAAACCCGCCTGGCGCAGGTCAGGCGGGTTTTTGTTACGAAGGTCTTCGCTTTGCACGCTTTCACGCTGTCGCCAATACACACCGCGAGTCGTGAGGTCGTGCCTTACGCGATTCAGGCGCTTGCTTGAACGGGGTTATAGTTCTGTGGGTGATAACGCCGTTTCAAGCCAGGTTCTTCTTCGCCGGAAACAAACCCCCCACCGCTGTACAGCGTGCCTGCTTTACCATCGCCCATATTGATAAACGCATAATTTTTTACATTGGAATCAATGGTGACTTTATCGTCACCGTCGCCGGCCTGTAGGAAAAGCCTGGAACCGCCGGCGGGATCATTTTTAATCGGCAGGAGAAACTTCTGCCCATTCACCTCAGCCATCAATGAGTTGTCTGGCCCCACACTGATACGAAGGGTGTCATTACCCGCGCCGGTGATAATTTGCATGACCCCATCGCCAAACTGCCTCGGGTTTTCGTTAGGCGAAAACTTGAAAGTAGTCTCGCCGTGTTTGAATTCGGCATTTTTTTGCAGATGAGGCGCGATGGCGATGATGTCTTGCTGCGAGAACGTTCTCAGTCCCGAGGACTCGGGGGCGGAGGTGTATCCATTTATCCCGGAGACTGAGTGCTGGTCGTTAAGACTGACGGTGGTCTGGAACCAGATGTCGTCCGCGATCTGGACGTGGTCATCGCCCCCATTGGTTTTTATTTCCACCAGTTCGGTCATGCCGCCAGCATTCTGAATGGGCAGCAAGTAGCGCCTGTCGTTTATTTCTGCGACGACGCCGATATCCGGCAGGCTCTTCAAGTGGACCTTGTCTGCGCTATTACCGGTTTCGATCGTGACTTTATTGCGCACCATGGGCGCGCCGTGAAAGCTGCCCTCATGGGCCGTCGCCGAGGTGATCCGCACATTGCCGTTGTCGTAGGTGTGAGTGACCGGGGTGCTGGTAGGTGCGCGTGGAACTTCTGTGATTGCGCGCGATTCCATGGGCTGCGATGCCGGGGCGGTGAGTGCGGTGGCTGCGGGCTTATCCATTAAGGTGTGAATGCGCTGGCCGGTAAGCGATGTGATCGCTATACCATGCGTTGATGCTTTTTTTTTGCCGCTGCTGGACGGTAGAAAGTTAGCGTCTGCGCGATGAAGCGTACGTGCTGACCCTGAGTGTTTTTTATCTGCTTTAGTGGTCTTTTCGTTAGGGCCGAAATGAATGGGCGAATAGCGATGCAGCGAGGATACAGGCGACATGGATAAGTCCTTTTGGCGGTCGGGAATATAAGGGGTCACGTAGTCCGCAGTAAGTTCGCGGGCTACTGATCCGGTAGTGGGAAGGCAAGGTCTCTGCGTTCCAGCACTACTTGTTTCATATTCCTACACGTGCTTTGGATTTATAGCCGGTCGGCTGTTGATGAATAGTCAGGCGGGGGCGCCTGAAGGGGACTAAGTGTCCACAATAAATGCCCTACGATGGCTGGCGGGTGTGTCAGTGTGAATCTGCGTCCCATATCCAACTCCACGCACCTGGCAACTGCACGGGTTCATTGACATCCTTCACCGTGCGCGCCAGTGCTGCGCGTTCCAGCGCGGCATGCTCGGTGTAGAACGGCTCGGCGGCGGTCTTCATGCCGTTGATCCGGGCACTGTCCATCAGGATCTGTAGATACTCCTGCATATGCCGCGCGGTGTAGCGGTTGATATCGTGGAAGGTCACCACCACCGGTATCACACCGTCGACGGTCGGTAACTCACCCAGCGCAATGCGCTCGCGGACTACCGACAGTTGCCGATACAAATTCGCGCGCCGACGCGGGCTGCCGTTGAAGCCCCAGATCTTGCCGTCATTGGCACTCAGGTCCGTCAACAATACGTGCATGCCGTGGCGCTGGTAGGCAGCGAAAGTGCGCTTGTCGTAGTTCCAGAAGGGCGGGCGTACCAGCGCCGGTGAGGCGCCAGTGATCGACGCAATGTCGGCGGCACCCTGGGTGAGCGTGCGTTCAAGTTCGGCGTCATTCAGCCAGCGGTGGTTGGTATGAAACGCCGTGGCCGTGTGGAAGGCCAGGACATGCCCGGCGGCGTATTCGCGTTCCATGGTCTTGTGCCCCCGCGGGTTACCGCCGGAACGGGAGGCTTCGGTCTGCAGGAAGAACACCGCCTTGATGCCCGGCAGCACCGGGTTTTTCGCAAGATCGGCCATCACCGAGCGGCTCGGGTTGTTATAGCCGGAGGCGCTGGGGCCGTCATCGAAGGTCAGCAGAAAACGGATCGGCGCCTGGGCCTGCAGACGCTCTGTGGTCTGCGGCGTCAAGGCAATAGGCGCACTCATACAGCCGCTGAGGCTCAGCGCCAGGGCGATTGCGATGGCGAAAGATTTCATGGTGTGCACGGGCTCGAATGGAGGCCGCTGCTGGGCGAATCAGCAGCGGCAGGCGCGAACCATACAGCAAGTCCGACGCCGGTTTACAGCAGACTTATCGGGTAGCTGACGATCAACCGGTTTTCGTCGAACTCGTTGTTGCTGTAGTCCCTGCGCATCGTCGAATTGCGCCAGCGTACGTTGAGGTCCCGGAGTGCGCCGCTTTGCACGGTGTAGCCCAATTCGCTCTCGCGGCCCCATTCCTTGCCGTCGGTGATGGTCCCGGTGTGCACATTACTGCCGCTGATATAGCGGTTCATCAGCGTCAGGCCCGGTACGCCGAGGGCGGCGAAGTTGTAGTCGTGGCGCACTTGCCAGGATTTCTCCTGGGCGTTGTCGTAGCTGGAGTTGTAACTGTCGTTGGCCAGGGTGCCACCGCTGGTGCCGTTGACGCGCATCCAGGCACTGTTGCCGGTGAGTTTTTGCAGGCCGACGTAGAACGTGTTGCCCCCGTAGCGAGCGGAAAACAGGCCGGACCAGGTCTTGTTGTCCAGGTCTCCTGCGCGGGCGCTGCCGTCATCCTTGCCATAGAAAAAGCCGAGATTGGCGCCCAAGGTCCAGTCGCCGATGGGCTGGCTGTGGGTCAGGTTGATGTATTGCTGGCTGTAGATGTCCTTGAGCTGGGCGTTCCACACGCCGATTTGGGTGCGCTTGTCATTGAACGCGTACTCGCCGCCCTGGAAGTTGAAACGGTCGGAGGTGAAAGCGGCTTTGCCGGTCATCGACATGTCCGACATGCTGCTGTCATCGCGCGGGCTGTTGGCCCGGAACTGCCCGCCATAAAGGGTCAGGCCGGCAATTTCCCTGGAGGTAATTTGCCCGCCGCGCAGGGTTTGCGGCAGGGAGCGGCCGTCGTCCGCGCGCAGGATGGGCAGCACCGGCATCCACTCGCCGACCTTCAGTTCGGTCTTCGAAATCCGCGTTTTAAAGGCAACGCCGAGGCGCCCGAAGTTATCCGCCGGGCGGCCGTCGTGGTCCAGCGGCAACAACTGGGTGCCACCGGTGCCGCGCCCGCCATCAAGCTTTTGTGAGTACATACCCAATACATCCAGCCCGAAACCGACGGTGCCCTGAGTAAAGCCGGACTTGGCGTCGAGGATGAAACTTTGCGTCCACTCCTGCGCGCCGCCCTGGGCTTTGGTCGGGTTGGTGTAATTGCGGTTGAAGAAGAAGTTGCGCATGTTGAGGTTGGCGCTGGCGTCTTCGAGAAAACCGTGTTCCTCGGCGACCACGGGTAGGGCAAGGCTGGCGACAGCGGTCGCCAGCAATAGCTGGCGCGGGTGGAAAGTGCTCATGGTGGTGGACCTGTTGTTATTGGGGTTATGCAGGTGCCGGCCATGGTGCTTGGCGGTGTGGGGGCGATGAAAGTGGGGGAGGGCGGGTTGTGGGCGATGATCGAACGCAATTGTGGCGCGTCAACTCGTCAGCTTCTGGCGTATGGGGGCCGGTGTCTACTGTCAGGTTTAACAGTAGATGCCGTGTATTCAAGCGCCTATTTTCGTGGCGGCAGCCGTTGCTTTCCAAGTGTTTAAGGGAGAAGAGCTCATGAATTTTGGATCATATGTGGGTCAGTGTTTAACGTCTTCGGATGAGTTCGACGCCAGCCTGACCATTGCGCACAAGAAGCCGATTCCGATTAACTTCGACAACCTTGAGTTGCAGTCCTGCATCGAGGGCGGTCAGCTGTGCATTCGCCTGGGGATTCAAAGCAAGCCTGGCGCCAATAATGAGTTGACCCTTGAGGCTGACGCGCTCCCGTTGAAACCGGGAATGACCTATCCCATCGGTCCGAAATCCTTGCCAGTGAGGGCCCGCTTTGGTTTGGAAGGCTACCTTGAGCACCTCCCCGACATTTATTGGGGCAATTTAGACGTCAATCACATCTACACCGACAAAGCCGGCAAGACATCGATCAATGTCAGCTTCTCGATCGGTTGGGATGACGATGACGGTAACGAGATGGAGCTCAAGTGCTCGACGCTGCAGGTCAGTACCTAGGCTCATTGGGATGATGACCAATATGTCGGGATATAAAAAAACCGCTTCCTGTGAGGGAAGCGGTTTTTTTCACAACAGCACGATCAGAACAACTTCAGTGCCGGTGCTTCTTCTTTCAACGGCTCGTTCTTCGCGGTCTGCTCATTCCAGCCACCGCCGAGGGCCTTGTACAGGTTGACCTCGCTGTTCAGCTGCGCCAGGCGGTCGGTGATCAGCGATTGCTGGGCACTGAACAGCTGGCGTTGGGCGTCGAGGAAGGTCAGGTTGCTGTCGACACCAATGCGGTAGCGACGCTCGGCCAGGCGGTAGTAATCCTGGTTGGCGGCGACAAAACCACGCTGGGCATCCAGCTGCTGCTTGTAGGTCTCACGCGCGGCGAGGCCGTCGGAAACTTCCTGGAAGCCGGTCTGAATCGCCTTCTCGTAGTTGGCCACGTTGATCTCTTTCTGGATCTTCGAGTAGTCCAGGCTTGCGCGCAGGCTACCGGCGTTGAAGATCGGGATGTTGATCTGCGGGGCGAACGACCAGGTACCCGAGCCGCCTTTGAACAGGCCGCCCAGCGTCGGGCTGGCAGTGCCGGCGCTGGCGGTCAGGCTGATGCTTGGGAAGAACGCAGCACGCGCCGCACCGATATTGGCGTTGGCAGCCTTGAGGTTGTACTCGGCCTGCACAATGTCGGGACGACGTTGCAGCAGGTCGGAGGGCAACCCGGCCGGCACTTCGCTGAGCAGGTCATCCGACAGCGGCTTGCTGGCGATATTCGCCGGCAGGCCAGTGCCCAGCAACAGGGTCAGGCTGTTTTCGTCCTGAGCCACCTGGCGGGTATACCGCGCCAATTGCACGC of Pseudomonas fluorescens contains these proteins:
- a CDS encoding polysaccharide deacetylase family protein, with the protein product MKSFAIAIALALSLSGCMSAPIALTPQTTERLQAQAPIRFLLTFDDGPSASGYNNPSRSVMADLAKNPVLPGIKAVFFLQTEASRSGGNPRGHKTMEREYAAGHVLAFHTATAFHTNHRWLNDAELERTLTQGAADIASITGASPALVRPPFWNYDKRTFAAYQRHGMHVLLTDLSANDGKIWGFNGSPRRRANLYRQLSVVRERIALGELPTVDGVIPVVVTFHDINRYTARHMQEYLQILMDSARINGMKTAAEPFYTEHAALERAALARTVKDVNEPVQLPGAWSWIWDADSH
- a CDS encoding OprD family porin, which encodes MSTFHPRQLLLATAVASLALPVVAEEHGFLEDASANLNMRNFFFNRNYTNPTKAQGGAQEWTQSFILDAKSGFTQGTVGFGLDVLGMYSQKLDGGRGTGGTQLLPLDHDGRPADNFGRLGVAFKTRISKTELKVGEWMPVLPILRADDGRSLPQTLRGGQITSREIAGLTLYGGQFRANSPRDDSSMSDMSMTGKAAFTSDRFNFQGGEYAFNDKRTQIGVWNAQLKDIYSQQYINLTHSQPIGDWTLGANLGFFYGKDDGSARAGDLDNKTWSGLFSARYGGNTFYVGLQKLTGNSAWMRVNGTSGGTLANDSYNSSYDNAQEKSWQVRHDYNFAALGVPGLTLMNRYISGSNVHTGTITDGKEWGRESELGYTVQSGALRDLNVRWRNSTMRRDYSNNEFDENRLIVSYPISLL
- the pcaC gene encoding 4-carboxymuconolactone decarboxylase — translated: MDEKQRYADGLQVRREVLGDAHVDRSLNALTEFNSEFQEMITRHAWGDIWTRPGLPRHTRSLITIAMLIGMNRSEELKLHLRAAASNGVTRAEIKEVLMQSAIYCGIPAANATFHLAESVWDELGVESRE
- the adeC gene encoding AdeC/AdeK/OprM family multidrug efflux complex outer membrane factor, with the protein product MSKSLLSLAVTAFVLSGCSLIPDYQRPEAPVAAQFPQGPAYSSAQAPGQAAAEQGWKQFFHDPALQQLIQTALVNNRDLRVAALNIDAYAAQYQIQRADLFPAVSATGSGSRSRTPAKLSQSGESTIASQYSAGLGISSYELDLFGRVRSLSEEALQKYFATEEARRSTQISLVASVANAYLTWQADKELLKLTQETLGAFEQSYKLTTRSNEVGVASALDLSQARTSVENARVQLARYTRQVAQDENSLTLLLGTGLPANIASKPLSDDLLSEVPAGLPSDLLQRRPDIVQAEYNLKAANANIGAARAAFFPSISLTASAGTASPTLGGLFKGGSGTWSFAPQINIPIFNAGSLRASLDYSKIQKEINVANYEKAIQTGFQEVSDGLAARETYKQQLDAQRGFVAANQDYYRLAERRYRIGVDSNLTFLDAQRQLFSAQQSLITDRLAQLNSEVNLYKALGGGWNEQTAKNEPLKEEAPALKLF